gattggtttggttggtttggattggtttggattggtttggattggtttggattgatttggttggtttggattggtttggattggtttggattggtttggattggtttggattggtttggttggtttgaattggttttggattggtttcggattggatttggattggattcggattagatttggattggatttggattggatttggattggatttggattggatttggattggatttggattggatttggattggatttggattggatttggattggatttggatttgatttggattggatttggattggatttggattggatttggattggatttggatggatttggaatggattttaattggatttccatATCCTTATGGATTGCATTTAGATTAGATTGGTTTCGTTAATGGTTTAATAATGCAATGGCTTCAAACAGAATTATCTGAGCAGTTTCAGGACAGCGTCAATGCTTTAGAGCTACAAAAAATAAATTCCCAGCTGTCATTAATATATAAACAACTGCGCCGGTACGAAATATGGAATTCTTGTTCTCGTATAAACAACTCCAACTAATTTGCTTATCGTAAAAAACAGTGATAGAGTAGAGACGGTGAATATTGTGGGGAATTTCGGAAGAGTCGGAAAAAAGCATTCGTATTTTTGGTTACATTGGATTCgcgataaaaataatgaaataatcaaaattattttcaaatgacaataaaaaaaatgataacgattttgaaattcaatcgtagtaggcatttgaaatgccagcatactaagagtgaaatcaggagtgattcagtttcattccaaattttcgaccactattctagtttgaatctggagtcaaatagaacaaactcgctggtttccccagcagtgttctattcatgtttttcaaattttcaattaattgaaatcattatgttactgccaagaaaggcgccggaattgcaaagtggattgatccgtagataaaatgacgcatccatacaccaaaacaattgaaaaatatttgaatcttgtgattcaatcgtggttcaaatctgcagaaaatagaacggagcgttataccagttttatttttttgacagttgactggtataaaaactgaatctagaacagctgctgggaaaatgaatgtttcagattcatattcaaactgacagccccgaacgatttgaatcactgctgattttaccatagatataataatcaagatgttgaggtcagagcaaattagtactcattttatggttccaGTGTACTAAGTTTTCGGTACCCAGCTGCTACCGAGTGGTACCCAGTAAAACGAAGCAGTCcttcgatttggatttgaatttgatctaataacacaggggaacaaaatttaaccttttgcgggtcctcagaaccaattgatgtgtcttcagtagattttggctcgctgaatccgaatctgtcctcagatatgctctaacacgtccaaattttgagatatagctaaattaataccgctaatttgaagaaattggcatttttcgaaggactttcatgaagtatattaacataattttaggtcaatCATTACCCGAAACGGTAAAAGCACATctgatctaatgaatttccatcagatttgcacgttacaattgttttctattcggttttacttgaatttaagttcagtgaatttaattttaaaatatttcatgcaagtttttttcaaaaacttgcatGCAAACGCCATCACCATCAGTTCGAAGCCACCAAAAATTCCACAACATGAGGCCAGAGGAACTGGGATAAGAAAATGTTAAATGAAGTATAGAGATACTAGCCagtttgtaaatatatgtttcattgGACTTTTATTAAAATATCCAcgttttttcattttatgctcAACATTTCTCCTCCTCCTAAAATGTTATTCTGGTCGATTTCTGGTTGTTTTTTTCGATCGATCAACTTCCAATAACCACACGTAATCTGTTAACATGTTGCAATTGTGTTGTGCAGGAATATAGTGAGAACATGATGATCCATAAAGTTCCTTTCTTTTAATCAACAAGGAAAAAGATCGGAgtgcaatttgaacaaattcaaatcctctaCTGGATCCCCTACCAGAGCATTCAAGCCATATTgactaataaaatacatttcagcactcggaaaataatttgaaacttaaccattttgtaacttcatcgtattttttctcattcatgccgttgttttgttaaatttgaGAAATATCAGAGTACAGAATTGGCGGATCATCCAACCATATGCTCGGGTAACTGTAACatgttgaacagcacacaagtggagcggagcccaaggttttttttttctggcgcataactttgcgtcttagcacataacaaagcttgataaaactagtgaactttttcctttttcaatgTTATAAGCTGATCATAGTTTAAAGAAATTGCATTGGGATTATTGCAACATCCACGCAGCATTTTAAACGtgaatcaaataaaaagtcccccacgcacgagtaggttgttgacgttttccgGTTTCTGATGCGTAGCCGTCAACATCGCTTGTATGCAATCATACGCAAGAAAGATCGAAAACCAACTTATCgattcgttgattgattttgctaaTTGATAGTTTTTCGCCCAAATTTCTATCATAGGAATATTGGAATAATCATAAATAGcagaaataatcaaaatatatagaaatGCGTACAGTTCTCGTATTTGCtttattcgaatgaacataataaaGGTGCATAAATTGACACAAattgaataattaaatacaccatatcacttgtgcaataattgaaaatttatcgcgccagaggaaatacaatatcatatttatattcaatagaagttacttcaatgaaaacatattatttttgtgCTTGGACAAACTATTATACTGAATTCTTGTTACTTTCCTCTCAAAACCGTTCACAGTAAATAACCAGGCTTGTATACAAGGTGGCTtgcacaaaacatatttttaaataactttcactaactaaaattgcagataaatcacacttattatgtttaacttgatcaaaatgcaccacatttcgaaagattagatgtttgtgatccattttggaccttgattgactagtaattctttctatagggttaacgatggctgttccaaaatgcccaaaatcattgtttttacgACATTTGTTGaggtatatctcaaaatctcgacgtgttagagcaaatctgaagtcagattcggattcagcgagcaaaaatctactagggacacattatttggtgttagggacaaaatcttgttgagctgtgtAATTGATCGTCGCCATGCGCAACAtcatgtttattatttttcagtGGAGTTCTTGTTGATGTCGCCAGTTTTCATAATTTAATAGTTTTATTTAACATCtactaatttatttttcttttttcagattgaatttggagTTGAAAGGAATTTAATAGACTAGAGATGGCAAATTATGACCCATTCTGAACCGTAGGGTCCTTGCAATGTCCATGTTACGGCAAAAAAGGTTTCAGGTTGTGACAACCATGCTTAGATTGTTGCGAGTATAGATTTTACTCATTGGCGAAATCCCGTTATCAAGCTGCACTTTGGCTCCACATAGAGGAAAACTAAAAAGCATTTTTGGACCTTGTTAGAGATATATATGTAACAGTTGAACCTCATATAAAGGAAAATCCTATCAAATGTCCGTCTAAGGGAAGTAACGCTTACGTTGGTaattttggaaattgtctcgtctaGAAACGGATCTAAGAACTGATTGAGTAGACGGGCGAATACTCATACATACATACGAATACATACATATTTGCAAATTGGCAAGGTTCTCTTTCACAAGAATTTTAGCTATTTCTACCAATGGGTTTTTCGGGCTCTTCAAGTATTTCTCTCAAGTATCTCTCTAGATAGGCAAAAATACTTCGTTCAAATTCATACAGATACAGAAGAATCTATTAGAAAagtttataaaataattttgataaatCATCCAAAAAGAAAGTGCATTTGAAGACACTTCGCGATACAAACGCAAACTCTCTGAACCGAACACGGGATCTGGTAGAAATCCGAAAGAAAAGCGTATTTACTGAACTGCAGTGACAATAAATTGGAGGCCCTCTAGTGTCACTAATTTTCTGTATGCGATTTAATTGGTcctattatttttattgttcaagATGAACTAATCAGCGTTGTGTACCAGAGAAAACCCAAAAGACAATTATTTCCAAGCTCatgaggtgattttttgttgtgCCTGAGTTACGGACAATTTTGAGGGAAATATCCAGGTTCGCTATATGAATAACGGCAAATTTTCACGGTTTCACATGTTTTTTCCGGCGGTATACGGATACAGCAATAAATTAGCCTGTTGCCCTCAGACTCTTTCCGTTTTTTCAATTCACTTATATCGTGGTTATTCTAAAGACACTTTACGAGAATACTCAAACAAGCCGGTTCGAATATCTCAGGTTCGAATGTGAAGGGGCCCCCAGAATGATGAACGCAGCGGCGCGTTTTGGCAGTTAACCCATGCATTTTCTGTTCAAACTTGCCACAGCACTCAACATTCTAGAGTTCTGGTTCAATCTTGACACAGTCTTCATAAATTCCATGGACTAGAATAGTTAGAAGTGGTAAagttttaaagtttaaaaaataattttaaagttaaaaacttgtaagcaAACCGTTGAATTCCTAGGTTTCCATATATCTTGTTCTCGACTCTGAAACTTAAAACGGAGCCCAATACTGAGATTGGTTGAGTTTGAGCTTTTCCCGGCTTTCCGAAAGCGAATGTCCTGCTAAAAATATATCAGTAATTAAATACAATTTAAATGGATGAAATTGCAACCATCAGAAAAACCATCCTGCtttcatttttgaaagttgTTTTTGTTTGGTGAAAAATCAACTTACGAAAATGTTGCTATGGAACCGGTACTAAATTACGATTCAAGGTGCCGTTAATAAATTACGTAATGGATACTGAGATGACATTTCTGGGTACTGAGGATTATTCATAGCGTGCGAAACTGGAACCACAAAAAATCGCCAGTTTTATATTGATTGTTGTTTTTAccctaagaagctaatgagaagacaTTTGACAGACATTTGAAAGACAGTGGAAATCCCTgattcgtttgaaaaatttctatctCCGAATCGGTACTTCGTAGTGGTGTATCCAGTTGATATTCCTTGCGTTTCGTTCGTTTCGCTGCTGGATGCTCCTTCAGCCAGATCACAGTTCCCGGCGGAGACCGAAAGTGGATCCTCACTATTGCTTTTTTCATCGGTGACTTGCAATTCTTGATCGAATTTAAAAAGATCGATGAACTTCTGCTCCGAATCAGAAAATTTGTAGTCAAAACAATCTTTCTAGCATCGCTGGTTTGAGTGGTCTTGCTTGTGGTTCATCTTGAAACTATGCAAGAAAGATATTTTAAGGCGATTTCGTTGTGACTATAGTCACAAGCCGTATACGGCTTACAGTATATAAAATAACAAGGATATTGTCGCACATGGAACCATCCATCGGCCGTTTAGAAgccatcttcaaaaatttaacGCCGAAAGGAGCACTCCGTTTTCGCGTCCGCTCACGCAGAAAGTATCCAACAGAATGACAATCGTCCTGAGAGTCGTATATTTTATCGCCCCATGTTGAAGTTCAAAAGCCTCGGCTTAACTCGTTCGACAATAGTAgttacgtcacatgtttacattcaaactggatGTTTACATTCGTGCTGAGTCAGCCTTGTTGTTGTATGCTGTGACGCTATGCTTGCAGATGGACATTTTCCTTACCTAAATATGTTATCATTGAAAAGTTTGGTTGAGTTTACTGTTGCTGCACAGTAGGCTTAGAGCAATGAGCTAGAGATCAATTTCATACGTTTTTCTTTTTGAACGGAAATGTGAGTAAAAAAACAGTTTCACTGTAAAACAGAAATCAGTTATTACAGGAGGAAAGACCGCATCCATCTCAAAGTGCCTAGACGAATACTTGGAACAGCTTGGAACCACCCACTCTAGCCCAAAGGAGGCACGTCGAGTCGAGACGATTTTTATTATGAAGCTATAAAGAGAAAGCTAATTTATGCTTAATCCAACCACCGGGCCCAGTGCAGTTATCAACACGGTCACAGCGTCACAGGACCAGCGAGGCGTCGTATAGAAGTTTAAGCCCTCCGTGATCTTCCCCTGCCATAAACTCAACAAGACTGTGGGATAATAATATTCACATAGCAGCCATATATCCAACACTATACTTCGCAAACTTGCTCCGAGCAAATTAATATTCGAACCTGCAAAGATCAGATAATCAACCGTGAAATCAGAAAGCGTATCGttccatttttttatatgcatataTTTTATTAATCTCTGTTCTTTTATTACAGGATTGCGTTGCAACTGATAACTTATTTAGTGGTAAATTAGGTAGACAAAATTATCGTCATATTTCGATGGCTTCTTTAGTTCTTGTCTCGCACGTAAGTTGCGTTCAATTCTGTTCGAACCAACATCTTCTGGTAGTTCCGCCATACCATGTTCCGACGAAAGTGTAGAATCCTGCTGAATTGTTTCCATAGTGGTTGTGTTTCGTTCGATAGGTGGAGCCAGCTTGACGTCGTGCACATTCCGAGCGTATTGGACTCCGTTTCCGCTCATTACTACCACTTTTGCTCCTTGTCTAACAATAACCGTGTAACGTTCAGCTAAAAAGAACGATCGGTTTTCGTTTTCCGTTGTTGATGAAGTAGAACTACGTTTCCAATATTCATGTCTGCCTCCTTAGCTCCTCTGGCCATGTCTGCGTGTTTCTTGCTGACTAGCTTTGCTTCGAATCCTTCTCTCTCAGGTCTGTTCGATCTAATGTCTGTCCATCACCCTCCTTCCACAAACTGGGAAAAGTACCCCGGAACCGCCATCCTACCATTAGTTCGAATGGTGTGACATTTAGCCTGGCATGGGGGACCAAAGTATTGTGCTTATGCACATAACGGTCTAGAGCCATTCTCCAATGAACTCCATCTATCCGAGCCGCTGCAAGAGCCTTTATTATTCCTTGGTTTTGCCGCTCTATCATTCCATTAGATTGCGGGCTCAATGGAATAGCCTTGCGTATCTTAACGCCTTTTTCTTCCCAAAAATCACAGAAATTTGCGCTCTTGAATGGAGGACCATTGTCGCTTTGCATAATTTCTGGACAGCCCCAAAGTTTAAAAATATCACAGAGAGCAGCGTTTGTACTTTCAGCGGTCAAATTGTTCATTTCGATAACATAGAGGTATCGAGAATATGTATCCGTTAAAACTAAGAATTTTTCTGAACCAAAACCGGTTGCCGTTAGGAAATCTATTTGAAGGACCTCCCACGGACCATCCGGCAGCTCACGAGAAGAAAGCGGAATTGGAGGGTTCCTTCTAGATAGCACAGCACAGGTTTCACACCCCTTAACAAAGTTCTCCGTATCCTTGGCCATTCCTGGCCACCAGAAAAATTGCCGCATGATCCTTTTCATGGCAATCTCTCCAACGTGGCCCCCATGGGCTGAAAATAAAGCTTTTTTTCGGAGTGCATTCGGGAGTACGATGGTATCGTTTTTGAAAACCAGGAAACCGAGATTGTGCAGATCTTTCTTCTGGCACTCGTAGCGCCGCAACTCTCTCGGCCACTTATCAAACCGCAAAGCTAAGCAAATTTTTTGCATTTCAGTATCCGTCTCCGACTTTTTCTCGATTTCGTCCAACGTAATGTCCATTCCCCCGTCTAGCACGTACAATAGATGATTCTCATTCTCATCTTCGAACGGTTCTGCTGCCTGAGAGCATCGAATTAGACGGGATAAGGCATCCGCCACGTTGTCTTCACTTGTAACCCTTTTTATGGTAAAATCATATGGTTGCAGTCTTAATGACCAAGCTTCTGCTCTCGAGACAGCTCTTTTACCTATTCTATGCTGGCAGTTGTATATAAATTCGTTGGCAGTAGCATCCGTTCGAACAATAAACTGACGACCCGTTAGGTAGAACGAGAATCGCTCCACCCCCCAAACTACCGCCAGAGCCTCCCTCTGCGTTTGAGGGTATCTTTGCTCCGTTGATGTTAGGCTTTTGGAAGCACACGCGATGATTCTTGGGATGTTTGCACTGTTAAACTGAACGAGAACAGCTCCCAAACCTATCGATGACGCATCTACGAATAATTCAGTACGATCTGTGGTGGAGAAAAACCCTAATGTCTTGATGTGATTCAACGTTTCCTTCTGTAGAGTTATAAACTCGATCTCCTCTTTGTCTGTCCAATAAAACCTTTCAGCATTGGCCAACGTCCGTAAATGTTCGGTTTTCGTCGCGCGATGAACCAAAAAACGATCGACAAAGGTGATTAGCCCAAGGAAGCTTTTCACCTCTGCACAATTTTCAGGTTTACGAAAATTCCTGATGGCACTTAGTTTATCCTCTTCGATTTGCCAGCCGTCCGATGTTAAAATAAATCCTAGAAACGGAAGCTCTTGACTCCGGATTACACACTTTGATTTATTAATTTCCACCCCATGCTCTTCCAGTCGCTCCAGTACTGCCGCCAAGTTATTGTCGTGTTCCTCAATGGTCTCTCCAAATATCAATATATCGTCAAGATAATGCCTGGCACCCGTGCAGCGCCGCAAAGGCTTTCGCGGCATCACCTCCTGAAAGGTGTCTGGGGCATTGCACAGTCCGAACGGCATTCTGACACAACGGAACATCCCGAACTCCGTCATAAAATTGGTCAAATGGCGGCTGTCGTCGTGGAGCTCTACATGAAAGAAAGCATTGCTTAAATCAATGGTAGAGAACCACTTTGCCCCTCTCAAGTCAGCTAGAATCTTTTCTAGTGTTGGCATTGCAAAGGGTGTACGGAGAATGTACTGATTTGGGCCTCGGAGATCGATAACTAGACGAAAATCCTCATTTCCCTTAGGTATAATCAGCATGGAGGAACAAAAGGAAGGGTCCATCTCATCCGTGACTCGTTCAATTATGTTAGCCGTCATCAACTGTTGTAGTCTTTCTTCGACCCGCGACTTCATAGCTATCGGAATGTTGAAGAAAATATTCCGACATGGAGGCTTAGTCTTATCGTAACGAATTACAACAGGCGGAATTTTGAATTTGGGGAATGCTTTGTCGGAACTTATATAAGCTATATCAATACCATGAAACTGAAAAGCTTTCGAAGCATCTAGGCACAATGGAACCTGGAGGCCTAGCAAAAGCACGCTATACCTAGTAGCCGTTGGTCTACCGAGTAATGATTGCGATTCCTTTACGACGTAAACTTTTCTAATAATACTGGCCGATCTTCTGATACGAACATGAAAGCTTCAAAAGTTCCTATAACAGGTATCTCACCAGATGTCGCATAGGCCTTAAGAGATCGATCCGCTTTGAATTGTAAATTATGAACACCTTTTCGGCAAGACTCGTCATCGATCAACTGGTTGAACGAATGCTCCAGTTAGCGTGTTCACTTGCGCTCCTGAATCTATAAAGGAAATCACAAGGAAATCCTGAAATAACCACCCTTATCACACCATCGTCACGGATGCCTGGCACCTTAGTAATTGCAGAAACGACGTTGTCCTGTGCTTGGGTTGTCGGAACCTGTCAAGACAAACAATCCTAACTTAGTGCTATCATCCAACTTTTGAAATAAGGTGAGCCACTACTCCCGGATTTAAACTAATGACTGTTTATGATTCTCAAAATGACGAATAAAAGAGAAATAGTTTAGTTTCATATTATTGTGGGTAGAATTAATTTCGAATCTTTTAATGGATATGATCAACATGGGAGTGTATTTTATtagaacagataccctatttgcTCATtagagtttatttatttttattatgaacCCAATTAAATTGTACAGTTAAGGAACAACATACTATTAGGCGATGATTAACGTTACTTTGCGTTACTTCCAAGCGGCATTTGTGAAGATTACGGAATAATACTTACATTTTCCTGCTCAATCGGTTCCTCAGGTTTAGTTTCCTCCTTCGCAGTTACTGCTGAAATCTCCGATAGCTTCGTGTCTGTAACCCGCTCGCTATGTTGTTGTATGGGCCTGTCTCGCACGAAAGTCCGGCAAGCGCGTTGCAGGTGCCCTTTCACACCACAATTCCGGCAAATTTTATCCGCGGCGAAGCaattatttgctttatgaaaCAAACTATTACATCTGAAGCAACGCTCCGGGATAGAGCTGGTAGATCCTCTCCAATTGGTCAAGTTTCGAGCTTGCATTGCCCCGTCTCGGTGGATTTGTTGTGCTGCATATCTTCCACGGGCTACTCCAGCTGGTCTTCCTCTGTACTGCTGACGATATTCTCCACCCGTCACTCGTGCAATAGTCGCCACCGGTgtttggcggccatgtttcataTTGAAGTACTCTTCGTTTAAACGAATAGCTTCAATTTCACGAACTTCATCCACTAAGTCGGTGAACGTACCTTTCCGGCTTAACAGTTTAAGGGCCGCAGTCCGAACTTCTCTGTTGCGCGCTTGTTCCGCCACTGTTCCCACAATCTCTTCAAATTCCTTGTCCATACCAAACTCGCACAATCTGGCGGTTGCACCCACTCGCATAAGAAATGATATGTCGTTCTCACCTGGTTGCTGTTGCATTAACGCCAACTTCCTTCTTTGGAGCATGACATCAGATCCCGATGAAAAGTATGCCTTCAACCGAAACAAAGCattcgaaaaaggaattcgTCTGGATCAGGGAGCATCGCTAGTTGACTTCGTGTTTTCAAGATTTCTAGCAACTGTTGTCCGGCCTTCACCTTAAGCAATATATATTGAGTGCCCTCATCTGTTATACCGGCGAGCTTCATGGAATCCACCAATAGATCCCTCCATGCTTCAAAGTCTTGGCGTCCAATCATTTCGCTACCCGAGGATGGTTTGCACTCAGGCACGGTTATCGATGAAACCGACATTTGATTGACGGAAGACATGAAGCGTGAAATCTCCGTAGTTTCTCTTGTATTCCTATCACGGTGTGTACTCGATGGTCCGATAATGTCAATAAATTCATCAGTGTTCACATCACTACTTGCTTCACTGCCTGGTGCTTTCGAAGTACTTTGTAGATTCTTGATCGTTTCTTGTGCCTTATTCCATTCCGCGCTTAGCAATGCATTACTTGCCTTAGCAGCTGCAAGTTCCTTCAGTGCCGTCTCCAGTTTCGTGTTTTTCTTTCTCGATTTTCTGGAATAGATGAATCCAAACCACACTAATTTTcaatataactttttttttttttttcagcaaattAACTATCAAATATCTACAATATGCAtcccaatatatttttttttttcaacatttttttttccactttttattctatttgtatttttttcgtttacTATCATCAATTTTCTCGCTTTTTCTTACTCattatctcattttttttacgtaccacaactttttttttcgatcctTTATTCTAGGCATTTTTTTTCACCATGAATTCAATGAAATCAGaccattccaattttttttttgcttcaatttttttttccgatcgTTTATACCAGCCGTTctccttttttttttatatatgtttttttttcggcctGTTTTTACCTTTTCTTTTACTGTAACCTCCATTTTTTTCAttacacatttttttcgtcaATCATCAGTTTCATTtgcacatatttttttcaatcatcGTCAGTACATCTTACAGTCATTCTCAGTACAACCATTTTTTCACATTAAatcacttatttatttatttttctcacttttacGCTATTTTTCGTGTCGACTTTTCTCTTTCTTCGttctcccaattttttttttgtgccaTCACTGCTTGCATCAATTGCCTCTTTCCAGTTCTTAGTTT
The nucleotide sequence above comes from Armigeres subalbatus isolate Guangzhou_Male chromosome 3, GZ_Asu_2, whole genome shotgun sequence. Encoded proteins:
- the LOC134221401 gene encoding uncharacterized protein LOC134221401 → MASKRPMDGSMCDNGVVGGIGDVPPRKSRKKNTKLETALKELAAAKASNALLSAEWNKAQETIKNLQSTSKAPGSEASSDVNTDEFIDIIGPSSTHRDRNTRETTEISRFMSSVNQMSVSSITVPECKPSSGSEMIGRQDFEAWRDLLVDSMKLAGITDEGTQYILLKVKAGQQLLEILKTRSQLAMLPDPDEFLFRMLCFG